A stretch of Anaerobiospirillum thomasii DNA encodes these proteins:
- a CDS encoding AAA family ATPase, protein MKFQANCGVEDFKTLIETQCTYVDKTVFLKDLFWGDDYGSHRSSNTSVFLFLRPRRFGKTLTLSMIEHFCKLDYENVANQDKARALFENLEIYKDKEFCKNHMAQYPVIFISLKDVCISDYKQSLKILGTEIAGQFAHIAEHKDYQLLHQMLKDTVEFFTHIAKIKINDEDSISDLEYYIGVSLKNLSEILYVLYKRKVIVLIDEYDVPLQKAAVHGYYEEMIEVIRVMFSKVLKTNGQYLERAVLSGCMRVSKESIFTGLNNLSVFGINDERFNSFIGFTREEARKLIGGTALKSRESEIFDWYDGYNFAGAEMICPFSLLNFMDSALASSDVNNFACENYWANTSGNEIIDRFFTLNNENASQKLQQLVDGQSITIKSYETVTYNDIFKINSFDMLMVLLMHTGYVTTIAKEHDSYRVAIPNKEVLTCFKERVDNYFNADNTSWYDKGLELKNALFDGDTVKAQEIISSMLINFISVRDTASEGNYHIFLLTVLSMFSGTNFQVESNQESGKGYYDLSLSDRILNTCVIIETKKMASNSKPIEIKDKGLQALAQIEDKDYISNAREDGYNIIKYGIVFFGKSCYIAKG, encoded by the coding sequence ATGAAATTTCAGGCCAATTGCGGTGTAGAAGACTTTAAAACACTGATAGAGACACAATGCACTTATGTTGATAAGACTGTATTTTTAAAAGATCTGTTTTGGGGGGATGATTATGGTTCACATCGTTCATCTAATACCTCTGTATTTTTATTTTTAAGACCGCGCCGTTTTGGCAAGACTCTTACTTTATCAATGATAGAGCATTTTTGTAAGCTTGACTATGAGAATGTGGCCAATCAGGATAAGGCCAGAGCTTTATTTGAAAATCTTGAGATATACAAGGATAAAGAGTTCTGCAAAAATCATATGGCTCAATATCCTGTAATATTTATAAGTCTTAAGGATGTATGCATATCTGATTATAAACAATCATTAAAAATTCTTGGAACAGAAATAGCAGGTCAGTTTGCCCATATAGCAGAACATAAAGACTATCAATTACTGCATCAAATGCTAAAAGATACAGTGGAATTTTTTACTCATATTGCAAAAATTAAAATAAATGATGAGGATAGTATTTCAGATCTTGAATATTATATTGGAGTATCACTTAAAAACCTCAGTGAAATACTTTATGTTCTTTATAAAAGAAAAGTGATTGTACTTATAGATGAGTATGACGTACCATTGCAAAAAGCCGCCGTGCATGGTTACTATGAAGAAATGATTGAAGTTATACGAGTCATGTTCTCAAAGGTTTTAAAAACAAATGGACAATATCTTGAAAGAGCAGTGCTCTCAGGCTGCATGAGAGTATCAAAAGAAAGTATTTTTACAGGTCTAAACAATCTTAGTGTTTTTGGTATAAATGATGAACGCTTTAATTCATTTATTGGATTTACAAGAGAAGAAGCCAGAAAGCTAATAGGAGGTACCGCACTTAAGTCACGTGAGAGTGAAATCTTTGACTGGTATGATGGCTACAATTTTGCCGGTGCCGAAATGATTTGTCCATTTAGTTTATTAAATTTTATGGACAGTGCTTTAGCTTCATCAGATGTAAATAATTTTGCGTGTGAAAACTATTGGGCCAATACCTCAGGCAATGAGATTATAGACAGATTTTTTACTTTGAATAATGAAAATGCATCACAAAAATTACAGCAGCTTGTTGATGGTCAGTCAATAACCATAAAGTCATATGAGACAGTAACTTATAATGATATTTTCAAAATAAACAGTTTTGATATGCTTATGGTATTGCTCATGCACACTGGTTATGTAACAACTATTGCTAAGGAGCATGATAGCTATAGAGTAGCTATACCAAATAAAGAGGTTCTAACCTGTTTTAAAGAAAGAGTTGATAATTATTTTAATGCTGATAACACAAGTTGGTATGACAAGGGTTTAGAGCTTAAAAATGCTCTTTTTGATGGCGACACAGTTAAAGCTCAAGAAATAATTTCTAGTATGCTGATAAACTTTATATCTGTAAGAGATACAGCAAGTGAGGGTAATTACCACATCTTTTTATTAACCGTGCTTTCCATGTTTTCAGGAACTAATTTTCAGGTTGAGTCAAACCAAGAATCAGGAAAAGGTTATTATGACTTATCTCTTAGCGACAGAATTTTAAATACCTGCGTTATTATAGAGACAAAAAAGATGGCATCTAATAGTAAACCAATTGAAATTAAGGATAAAGGTTTGCAGGCTCTGGCACAGATTGAGGATAAAGACTATATATCAAATGCCAGAGAGGATGGCTATAACATCATAAAATACGGCATAGTCTTTTTTGGTAAATCCTGCTATATAGCCAAAGGCTGA
- a CDS encoding DUF4250 domain-containing protein, with product MPIPLQRYETMDPYILLSAVNLQLRSHYATLEDLCKSQEIDEKKLVERLKKSGFTYNQEQNQFK from the coding sequence ATGCCTATACCACTGCAAAGATATGAGACCATGGATCCATATATCCTGTTATCAGCTGTCAATCTGCAGCTGCGTTCTCACTACGCCACTTTAGAGGATCTGTGCAAATCTCAGGAAATTGATGAGAAAAAGCTTGTAGAGAGACTTAAAAAGAGTGGTTTTACCTACAATCAAGAGCAGAATCAGTTTAAATAA
- the purT gene encoding formate-dependent phosphoribosylglycinamide formyltransferase has translation MSATAIYTSPSNKQTKALLLGSGELGKEVTIELMRLGVYVIACDRYDNAPAMLVANDKAVIDMRDEEQLTALINKVKPDYVIPEIEAISTKTLIKLESHGVHVVPSAKAADITMNRESIRTLAAEELSLPTSPYFFASTLDEIKENIHNVGLPCIIKPVMSSSGKGQSTVKHEDDIEKAWEYACSAGRGGINRVIVEGMVKFDREITLLTVSAVDGIHFCEAIGHRQEKGDYRESWQPEVLHDEILLECKRIASSVVKALGGYGLFGVELFICGDKVVFSELSPRPHDTGMVTMISQDLSEFALHVRALLGLPVGKITFMGPSASAALLVEGNGHDLCFDNIKDALASEHSTQLRIFGKPEVVGERRMGVALCRAPSVKEALEGAIKVRDTISVEIK, from the coding sequence ATGTCAGCTACAGCAATTTATACATCTCCATCAAACAAACAGACTAAAGCTTTACTTTTAGGCTCTGGTGAGCTTGGCAAAGAGGTGACCATTGAGCTTATGCGTCTTGGTGTCTATGTCATAGCCTGTGACAGATATGACAATGCCCCTGCCATGCTTGTGGCCAATGACAAGGCTGTAATCGATATGCGCGATGAAGAGCAGCTTACTGCCCTTATAAATAAAGTAAAACCTGACTATGTCATACCAGAGATTGAGGCTATCTCAACCAAAACTCTTATCAAACTTGAATCTCATGGCGTACATGTAGTTCCTTCAGCTAAAGCTGCTGACATCACCATGAACCGTGAGTCAATAAGAACTTTAGCAGCAGAAGAGCTGTCACTGCCGACCTCACCTTATTTCTTTGCCTCAACTCTTGACGAGATTAAAGAGAATATACACAATGTTGGTCTGCCTTGCATTATAAAGCCTGTTATGAGCTCATCTGGCAAAGGACAGAGCACTGTAAAGCATGAAGATGACATTGAAAAAGCCTGGGAGTATGCCTGCAGCGCAGGACGCGGCGGCATCAACCGAGTTATTGTTGAGGGCATGGTCAAATTTGATCGTGAAATCACACTGCTTACTGTATCAGCTGTAGATGGCATTCATTTTTGCGAGGCTATTGGCCACAGACAGGAAAAAGGCGACTATCGTGAGTCATGGCAGCCTGAGGTATTACATGATGAAATCCTGCTTGAGTGCAAGAGAATTGCCTCAAGTGTAGTTAAAGCCTTAGGCGGTTACGGTCTGTTTGGCGTTGAGCTCTTTATCTGCGGCGATAAGGTTGTCTTCTCAGAGCTCTCCCCTCGTCCGCATGATACTGGCATGGTTACCATGATCTCACAGGATCTCTCAGAGTTTGCCCTGCATGTGCGTGCCCTTTTAGGTCTGCCTGTAGGTAAAATCACCTTTATGGGACCATCGGCCTCTGCAGCTCTGCTCGTTGAGGGCAATGGTCATGATCTGTGCTTTGATAATATCAAGGATGCCCTTGCAAGTGAGCACAGCACTCAGTTAAGAATTTTTGGCAAACCTGAGGTTGTCGGTGAAAGACGTATGGGTGTTGCTCTGTGCCGTGCCCCTAGCGTCAAAGAGGCCCTTGAGGGTGCCATTAAAGTTCGTGATACTATAAGTGTGGAGATTAAATAA
- a CDS encoding 4-phosphoerythronate dehydrogenase: MNILIDSAMIDGHRLFSPFGSVKSKEGRMINADDLKDIDALFIRSVTKVDAALLEKASQLKFIGTATAGFDHVDTDELKKRNIAFVSAPGSNKESVGDYILSVLLTFARRYCLDLSSMRIGIVGCGNTGSQVIKKARALGLNLCLCDTPRADNGQSEYSASLDEILSCDIVTLHVPLIKDGPYKTAHLIDAAALSKLKDGAFLINASRGGVVDNRALLQCFKEGRDVHVWLDVFEGEPEIDVKELLPYLDGASAHIAGYSYESKRRATFMLQQSFLKFLGMECNGVFEPNKGEIVKMVIDKDAIFDLNLISRLVFAIYDVSYDSFLFKHSFNGKKSFDLMRKNYRERHELGFVTIAGEGALAHKELLEGLGFKVSEH; the protein is encoded by the coding sequence ATGAATATATTAATTGACAGTGCCATGATAGACGGTCACAGACTTTTTTCACCATTTGGCAGTGTAAAGAGCAAAGAGGGGCGCATGATAAATGCAGATGATCTTAAAGACATTGATGCGCTTTTTATACGCTCTGTAACAAAAGTTGATGCCGCTCTTTTAGAAAAGGCCTCACAGCTTAAATTTATAGGTACAGCCACAGCAGGTTTTGATCATGTGGATACTGATGAGCTTAAAAAGCGCAATATTGCATTTGTAAGTGCTCCAGGATCTAACAAAGAGAGTGTCGGCGATTATATTTTAAGTGTGCTTTTAACCTTTGCAAGAAGATACTGTCTTGATCTATCATCCATGCGCATTGGCATTGTAGGCTGCGGCAATACAGGATCGCAGGTTATAAAAAAGGCCAGGGCTCTTGGTCTTAACCTGTGTCTTTGTGATACTCCAAGGGCAGATAATGGACAGAGTGAGTACAGCGCCTCATTAGATGAGATTTTATCTTGTGATATTGTAACTTTACATGTGCCTTTGATTAAGGACGGGCCTTATAAAACAGCGCATTTAATTGATGCTGCGGCTTTATCAAAGCTAAAGGACGGGGCCTTTTTAATCAATGCCTCACGCGGCGGTGTTGTGGATAACAGGGCATTGCTGCAGTGCTTTAAAGAGGGGCGTGATGTACATGTCTGGCTTGATGTTTTTGAAGGTGAGCCAGAGATTGATGTAAAAGAGCTTTTGCCATATCTTGATGGTGCCAGCGCGCATATTGCAGGTTACTCCTATGAGTCAAAAAGACGTGCCACCTTTATGCTGCAGCAAAGCTTTTTAAAGTTTCTTGGCATGGAATGTAATGGAGTCTTTGAGCCTAATAAAGGTGAGATAGTAAAGATGGTTATTGATAAGGATGCCATTTTTGATCTTAATTTAATCTCACGTCTTGTCTTTGCCATATATGATGTAAGCTATGACAGCTTTTTATTTAAACACAGCTTTAATGGTAAAAAGAGTTTTGATCTTATGCGTAAAAACTACAGAGAGAGGCATGAGCTTGGCTTTGTGACCATAGCAGGTGAGGGAGCTTTGGCGCATAAGGAACTACTTGAGGGTCTTGGTTTTAAAGTCAGTGAGCATTAA
- the hisC gene encoding histidinol-phosphate transaminase, giving the protein MNKYDSYANGGISKIKPYQAGKPIEEVQRELGLKSVVKLASNENPYGMSKKAIKACTRELKKVHYYPDSHGYYLKNKLSEKFGYKDECITLGDGSNELINLLFQTFISDKCNVVIPKYSFIVYDMEATIANASVKSTELKDYVVDTEKMLSAIDKNTRMVVLANPANPTGTAIDSDTLKAFIEAVPKDVLIVIDEAYNEFQVDDSYVDSALFMAEHENLIICRTFSKAYGLAGLRIGYMLSNREIASLVNRVRAPFNVNSLAQVAAIAALDDTEHLAYVVKQNNKERRRYEKYCSKRGLYMIPSQANFVSIDFKRDAMPIFEELLRMGVIVRPLSGYGLPTILRVSIGTHKENSKFFKALDEILQI; this is encoded by the coding sequence ATGAATAAATATGATAGTTACGCCAATGGTGGTATTAGTAAAATCAAACCCTATCAGGCAGGCAAGCCAATTGAGGAGGTACAAAGGGAGCTTGGGCTTAAAAGTGTAGTCAAGCTTGCCTCCAATGAAAATCCTTATGGCATGAGTAAAAAGGCTATCAAGGCCTGCACCAGAGAGCTTAAAAAAGTTCACTATTATCCAGATTCACATGGTTACTATCTAAAAAACAAGCTTAGTGAAAAGTTTGGCTACAAAGATGAGTGCATCACCTTAGGTGATGGCTCAAATGAGCTTATCAATCTTCTGTTTCAGACCTTTATCTCTGATAAGTGCAATGTGGTTATCCCAAAGTATTCATTTATTGTCTATGACATGGAGGCTACCATTGCCAATGCCAGCGTCAAGAGCACAGAGCTTAAGGACTATGTGGTAGATACTGAAAAAATGTTATCTGCCATTGATAAAAACACACGTATGGTGGTTTTAGCTAATCCTGCCAACCCAACTGGAACTGCCATAGATTCAGATACTCTCAAGGCCTTTATTGAAGCTGTACCTAAGGATGTGCTTATTGTCATTGATGAGGCCTACAATGAATTTCAGGTAGATGACAGCTATGTTGACAGTGCTCTGTTTATGGCCGAGCATGAAAATCTTATTATCTGCCGCACCTTTTCAAAAGCCTATGGCCTTGCAGGTTTAAGAATTGGCTATATGCTCTCAAACAGGGAAATTGCCTCACTTGTCAATCGTGTCAGAGCACCTTTTAATGTCAACTCCTTAGCTCAGGTTGCAGCTATTGCCGCCCTTGATGATACAGAGCATTTGGCCTATGTGGTAAAGCAGAACAACAAAGAGCGCAGACGCTATGAAAAATACTGCAGCAAGCGTGGTCTTTACATGATCCCATCACAGGCCAACTTTGTAAGTATTGATTTTAAGCGCGATGCCATGCCTATTTTTGAAGAGCTTTTGCGCATGGGAGTTATTGTAAGACCTCTCTCAGGCTACGGTCTGCCAACCATTTTACGTGTCTCAATTGGCACCCATAAGGAAAATTCAAAATTCTTTAAAGCTTTAGATGAGATTTTGCAGATATGA
- the aroA gene encoding 3-phosphoshikimate 1-carboxyvinyltransferase, with protein MTEQLKINKIDKVCGTVTMPGSKSLSNRALLLSALCSGTTVLKNVLRSDDTDRMLDALKALGVKYEDKGQCISVQGLGHAFDCSGEITLDLGNAGTAMRPLCAALSLSKGSFVLTGQVRMMERPIGPLTEALKSLGLDIEYLNNDGYPPLKIKGSEVHSHSVAISGSTSSQFISALLMVAPLCQGLEIKVVGDLISKPYVDLTIALLHSFGIKVERQGYNHFTLGSAYYKSPGSYLVEGDATSATYFMAAAAINGEVEIKGLGKNSCQGDIKFLDVLSQMGAKVTLSDESVKVVKGTLSGIDIDMNDMPDAAMTLVPMALFTNGPVRITNIASWRVKETDRISAMVTEMSKLGVKVTSGRDYIYIDGSVKNSLPVVFDTYDDHRMAMSMSLVAFDRDIIINDPKCTAKTFPNYFELLESIRA; from the coding sequence ATGACAGAGCAGCTTAAAATAAATAAAATTGATAAGGTTTGTGGCACAGTTACCATGCCAGGCTCAAAAAGCTTGTCTAACCGAGCTTTGCTTTTATCGGCTCTGTGCTCTGGGACTACTGTACTTAAAAATGTGCTGCGATCAGATGATACAGACAGAATGCTTGATGCTCTAAAAGCTCTTGGCGTTAAATATGAAGATAAAGGTCAGTGCATAAGTGTACAGGGTTTGGGTCATGCCTTTGATTGTTCTGGTGAGATTACACTTGATCTTGGCAATGCAGGTACTGCCATGCGCCCTTTGTGCGCAGCTTTGTCTTTATCAAAGGGCAGCTTTGTCCTTACAGGACAGGTGCGCATGATGGAGCGTCCTATAGGACCTCTGACCGAGGCTTTAAAGTCATTAGGTCTTGATATTGAATATCTTAACAATGATGGCTATCCACCACTTAAGATTAAAGGCTCTGAGGTTCACTCTCACAGTGTAGCTATCTCAGGTTCAACCTCAAGCCAGTTTATCTCGGCTTTGTTAATGGTAGCTCCATTATGTCAGGGCCTTGAGATTAAGGTTGTAGGCGATCTTATCTCAAAGCCATATGTTGATCTGACAATAGCACTGCTGCACAGCTTTGGTATTAAAGTTGAGCGTCAGGGCTACAATCATTTTACTTTAGGCTCTGCTTATTATAAGAGCCCTGGCAGCTATTTAGTTGAGGGTGACGCCACCTCTGCAACTTACTTTATGGCCGCAGCTGCCATAAATGGAGAGGTGGAGATCAAAGGTCTTGGTAAAAACTCATGTCAGGGAGATATAAAGTTTTTAGATGTGCTATCTCAGATGGGAGCTAAAGTTACACTCTCTGATGAGTCTGTAAAGGTAGTAAAGGGCACACTTAGCGGCATTGATATTGATATGAATGATATGCCAGATGCTGCTATGACTCTGGTGCCTATGGCTCTTTTTACCAATGGTCCTGTGCGTATTACCAATATAGCCAGCTGGAGAGTAAAAGAGACTGACAGAATATCTGCCATGGTGACAGAGATGTCAAAGCTTGGCGTCAAGGTTACATCTGGCAGGGATTATATCTATATTGACGGCTCGGTTAAAAATTCACTGCCTGTGGTCTTTGATACCTATGATGATCATCGTATGGCCATGAGCATGTCTCTTGTTGCATTTGACAGGGATATTATTATCAATGATCCAAAGTGTACAGCAAAAACCTTTCCTAACTACTTTGAGCTTTTAGAATCTATAAGAGCTTAA
- a CDS encoding MFS transporter, whose translation MSWKVVLSILTCNVVLMSASYTMLIPFLPVYLQNELKTPDESLNLWSGAIFAITFAVSAVMSPLWGRLADKKGRKLMVLRSGFLIGLTYALGAIVTTPLQLFLVRVLQGFAAGMWPASLALMSAYTPSSKIGMSMGVMQSANICGGIVGPLFGGLLAQYFGMRSTFVIASSTIFFITLITLLFIKEPPRESESKSSSTEKSGSMAMLKNKGIRLILISCGLTQMVILLLQPIMTLYIGTLSHNSENILLFSGLVFSLSGIAGAIAAPIWGRRGQAIGFYKTIVISFICAGVIIGLQSLPQTLLPFAILQFAAGLGFSGIFPSANAMLVNHTPGNMRGTAFGLLFAAQQVGGAVGPLIGGVIATFMELNYIFLISGLILATIGFNFMLSAPVTLRYNKVEDIDPSILAKNKDQHDEYRKNDPNAYVEKVKEQILEEINRELETKDKISSDKVITESSAALEQSLKADAQDAQKIQNDSKS comes from the coding sequence TTGAGCTGGAAAGTAGTACTTAGTATTCTTACCTGTAATGTTGTGCTGATGTCAGCAAGCTATACTATGCTTATACCCTTTTTGCCTGTATATCTGCAAAACGAGCTTAAAACCCCGGATGAAAGTTTAAATCTCTGGAGCGGCGCTATTTTTGCCATTACCTTTGCCGTCTCTGCCGTTATGTCTCCGCTGTGGGGCCGTCTTGCTGACAAAAAAGGCCGCAAGCTTATGGTGTTAAGATCTGGTTTTTTAATTGGTCTTACCTATGCCCTAGGCGCCATTGTCACCACTCCTCTGCAACTTTTTTTAGTACGCGTACTACAGGGCTTTGCTGCAGGCATGTGGCCAGCCTCATTAGCCCTTATGTCTGCCTATACCCCATCTTCAAAGATTGGCATGTCCATGGGTGTTATGCAGTCGGCCAATATCTGTGGCGGTATTGTAGGCCCTCTTTTTGGCGGACTTTTAGCGCAGTACTTTGGCATGCGCTCAACCTTTGTCATTGCCTCATCCACTATCTTTTTTATAACTTTAATAACCCTGCTCTTTATCAAAGAGCCACCTCGTGAGAGTGAGAGTAAAAGCAGCTCTACAGAAAAATCAGGCTCCATGGCTATGCTTAAAAACAAAGGCATACGCCTGATTCTAATCTCCTGTGGCCTGACACAGATGGTCATTTTGCTGTTACAGCCAATTATGACTTTATATATAGGAACTTTAAGCCATAATTCTGAGAACATTCTTTTATTCTCAGGTCTGGTCTTTTCCCTCTCTGGTATTGCAGGAGCCATTGCCGCTCCTATCTGGGGCAGGCGCGGTCAGGCCATTGGCTTTTATAAAACCATTGTCATATCCTTTATCTGCGCCGGTGTCATTATAGGACTGCAATCGCTGCCGCAGACGCTGCTGCCTTTTGCCATATTGCAGTTTGCAGCCGGCCTTGGCTTTTCAGGAATCTTCCCGTCAGCCAATGCCATGCTTGTCAATCATACCCCGGGCAATATGCGCGGTACGGCCTTTGGTCTTTTATTTGCAGCACAGCAGGTAGGCGGTGCCGTAGGTCCATTAATAGGCGGTGTCATTGCCACCTTTATGGAGCTTAACTATATCTTTTTAATCTCAGGTCTTATTCTTGCAACCATTGGTTTTAACTTTATGCTAAGCGCCCCTGTCACATTGCGCTACAACAAGGTTGAGGATATTGATCCATCCATACTTGCTAAAAACAAAGATCAGCATGATGAGTATCGCAAGAACGATCCTAATGCCTATGTGGAAAAGGTCAAAGAGCAGATCCTAGAGGAGATAAACCGCGAGCTTGAGACTAAGGATAAGATATCATCTGATAAGGTCATAACAGAGTCTTCTGCCGCTCTAGAGCAGTCTCTAAAAGCTGATGCGCAGGATGCTCAAAAGATACAAAATGATAGCAAAAGCTAA